GGCTTTCAGTGCTCATAAGCTTTACGGACCGAAAGGAGTGGGCGCACTTTATGTACGCCGCAAATCCCCCAGGGTGAAAATCACTGCCCAGATGGACGGTGGCGGACACGAAAGAGGGATGCGCTCCGGTACGCTCAATGTACCCGGTATCGTAGCTTTCGGTAAGGCCTGTGAAATATGCCAACAGGAAATGGAAGCAGAAGGACAAAGACTGTCAGTACTGCGTGATAAACTTGAAAACGCATTACTTCAGCTGGAAGAAACCGTTGTCAACGGATCAAAAACCAACCGTTTACCGCATGCCACCAACATTTCCTTCCGTTATGTGGAAGGAGAGGCCCTTATGATGGGTTTCAATAAGCATCTTGCGCTGTCATCCGGTTCTGCCTGTACCTCCGCCTCTCCGGAACCCAGTTACGTGTTGAAAGGCCTTGGTCTTACTGACGATATGGCCCATTCATCCATCCGTTTTGCACTGGGACGCTTCACCACCGAAGAAGAGATTGATTATGCCATTCAAACCGTTACAGAAACGGTGAATAAACTTAGGGAAATAAGTCCGCTGTGGGAAATGTTTAAAGAAGGCGCGGACATGAGCTCAATAGAGTGGTCCCGTCTTTGATACAGTGAACATATCGGGGACAATTAGTGAAATCTTTTATACTTATGCTTATGGCTTACGCTGAAAGAGTTCTGGATTATTACAATAACCCCAGAAATGCAGGAACACTGGATAAGTCCAGTCCGCAGGTAGGAACAGGGTTCATACATGTGCCGGAGTACATAGAGGTAGTAAGGATACAGATTGAAGTGAGTCCGAAAAGGCATGTTATTATGGATGCGCGCTTTAAGACATTTGGATGCGGCGCAGCCATCGCAGCCACCTCTATCACTACAGAATGGTTGAAAGGGAAAACAATCGAGGAAGCGGCGAAACTCGATCACATGAACATCGTAGAGGCCCTCAGTCTCCCGCCAGCCAAGATTCACTGTACCATTCTCATTGAAGATGCTGTTAAAGCCGCTATCAATGATTACAGAGAAAAGAATGGTATGGGACCGCTGAGTGAGGAAGAAGAACTGGAAGAGCTGGAAGAAGAAGAGTATTAAGCGGTATACCTGGAAAAGATGTCATCACTCCCCGGATGGGGTGCCAGGTTGAATGATGACCTGAATGCAAACAGAAGTGCTGGGAAAGCACCTCACTGGGATATTGCGCATCACTGCGCAGGGAAAGTCTGATTCTCCGGAATCAGACTTTCTTTTTTTAACAACTTCCATTGTGTATTACTAATTATTAATTACTAATTTCCAATTCTCTAATTGATCATTTTTAATTATATATATTTGTGCTTTCAGTCTCACTATGCTAGCAATCTTTAAAAAGGAAATACATCAGTTTTTCAGCAGCATAACCGGATATGTCGCCATCATCCTATTTCTGCTCGCCAATGGCCTGCTGCTATTCGTTTTTCCCGATACCAGCCTGCTTGATTACGGATATGCCAACCTCGATCCTCTTTTCGAGCTGGCTCCCATGATCTATCTGCTCCTCATTCCGGCTATTACCATGCGCAGTTTTGCGGAAGAGTTTAAAACCGGCACCATGGAGCTGTTAAGTACCAAACCATTGAGCTGGGGACAGATCGTAACAGGTAAATTCGCCGCAGGTCTACTGGTCGTGCTGATCTCATTGATCCCCACAGTCGTTTATTATATTGCAGTCAGACAACTGAGTGCCGACCCTGCCCATCTGGATAATGGTGGCATGGCCGGTTCTTATATAGGTCTCTTCCTGCTGGGAGCTGTATTTACTGCTATCGGTGTATGGTCTTCCTCTCTGACCACCAACGCAGTAGTGGCTTTTCTCATTGCAATTTTTACCTGCTACATATTCTATAATGGCTTTGATGCGTTAAGCAAACTGCCGGCATTTAGTGGCAGCGCCGACTATTATCTGCGCATGGCTGGTATCAAGTTTCACTATACCTCCATTAGCCGTGGCGTGGTCGATAGCAGGGATGTGATCTACTTCCTGAGTGTTATTGGTCTGATGCTTTATCTGACAAGATTATCACTGCAACGCAGAATATGGGACTAACCAATTAGGAATTAGCAATCAGGAATCAGGAATTGCCTTAAAAGCCGGCTTCCCTTATTCCTCATTCCTAATTCTTAATTCCTTATTTACTTAAATACTCTTTTGTGGCTATAAATAGAAGGAAACAATACTTACAACGGGCTATTCTTGTAGTGGGCGTTCTGGTGGGGATCAATATACTGGCTGCTTATTTTCATACCCGCTGGGATCTGACAGCGGAAAAGAGATATACACTTACTCCTGCGACCAAAAACCTGCTTCGCGGGTTGGACAGCACGGTTACTATAGAAGTTTTCCTGAAAGGCGATTATCCCGCCAGCTTCCGTCAGCTGGCACAGTCCAGTCAGGAATTACTGGAAGAATTCAGAGAATATGGCGGCAACCGCATCCAGTTCTCTTTCCAGAACCCTGGTCAGGGGCTGCCGGACTCTTCCCGCATGGCCTTCCAGCAATCCCTCGTAGAAAAAGGTATCATGCCTTTCAATATGCAGGTACAGGAAGATGCTAACCAGGGCTATTCTGAAAAACTGATCTTCCCGGGCGCACTGGTACATTACGGTTCAAAAACTGTAGGGGTCAACCTGCTGAAAAACCAGGGCGGACTGAATCCTGAGGCGGCCATGAACAGTTCAGAGTCGCTGCTGGAATACCAGTTTGCCAACGCTATCTACCAGTTGCAGCAAAAAGAACCACCCCTATTAGGTTACATGCTCGGTAACGGTGAGTTACTGGGTGCAGAGGTCTATGACCTGCTAACCTCGATGCAGAGCAGCTATCTACTGGATACGCTCACCCTGCAATACATCTCTTACATACCGAAAGAATTTGATGCGATCGTATTTGCCAAACCAGCTTCCCGGTTCAGTGATGAGGACAAGCTGAAAATTGACCAGTATGTGATGAATGGGGGGAAAGTGCTCTGGTTTATTGATGAACTGAACGCGTCTATTGACAGTCTTGCCCACCAGGAGAGCTTTGTTGCCTTTGATAAAGACCTCAACCTCGAGGATATCCTGTTCAGATACGGCGTGCGTATCAACCAGGATCTCGTGCAGGATATGCAGTCGGACTTCGTTCCACAAGTCGTGGACCGTACAGGCCAGATGCAGCCACTGGCATTCCCTTACTTCCCATTGCTGACACCTACTGGTGCGCATCCTATTGTGAAGAACCTGGATCTTGTACTGAGTCATTTCGCCAGCTCTATCGATACTGTAAAAGGAGGGAATATCAAAAAAACTGTCCTGCTGACCACTTCCAGCAACAGCCGGAGTGTAAGCTCGCCCACAGAAGTGACCTGGAACAGTCTGCGCGTAAAGCCTAACCGACGCGATTTCAATAAGAAATTCCTGCCGGTAGCGGTATTACTGGAAGGAGAATTTACCTCTCTGTTCCGCAACCGTCTGGATGAAAATACACAGATGGCCATTCAGAAGGCATCGGGCCGGCCATTTAAAAATAACAGCGACTCGATCAACAAAATGATCGTCGTAAGTGATGCTGATGTAGTGACCAATGCTTTTTCCCAGAAAAGTGGCCCCCTGCAAATGGGTGTTAACCTCTACGACCAGTCTATGGTATATGCCAACCGTGAATTCCTGTTGAATTCCCTGGCATTCCTGACCAACAATGCAGGTATCATGGATGCACGTAATAAAGAGTTAACTATGCGTTTGCTGAATCCGGAAAAAGTGAAACAGGAGAAAAGCAAATGGCAGGTTATTTGTTTCGTTGTTCCCATCGGATTGATCTTATTGTTCGCATCCATCTTCCTGTTTATCAGGAAGAGAAAGTACGAAGTATAACCATTCTCCGTTACCAGCCTGGTTTTTATCAGATGAGTCATGACAGCGCTTCGCTATTTGTCTTAAATAATTGATTTATAGACAATAGACCTCCATTCCCCGGCGTTGGAAGAACATGACAAACAGGGATAACAATCACAGCTGTAGGCTATCCACAATGGCCGGCAGATATTCTTTAACCGGGCAGAACTATGGACGGAAGTCTATTGACTATGGACTATTCCACATATCTTTGCCCAACGATACATTTAAAAGCGGCTACTTGAACCCCTGAAATAGAAGAGCCAACTTTTAAATAAGAGATTAATACCGGTATACCCGGAATCATTAAGAGAAGCAGTGAAATGCAAACACGCTTTTCACATCAAAATTTAACCACACGTGTACAACGCAGAAAGTATCAGCAAGGTGCTGAAAGGTGAACTATTGCAGCAGACGGGTCATCCGGAGATCGAACACATTTTGCTGGACAGCAGGAAACTCAGTTTTCCTGAAACATCTGTTTTCATACCGCTGGTAAGCAGCCGGCGTAACGCCCACCAATACATACCTGAGCTGTATGAAAAGGGTGTTTCCAATTTTATTGTGAGTGAACCTATCCCACAGGAAAAGTATCCAAAGGCTAACATTATACAGGTAAAGGACACCATGCAGGCCCTGCATGCACTCGTCGCCTACCACCGCCAACAGTTTCATATTCCCGTGATCGGCATTACGGGCAGTAACGGTAAGACAATCGTAAAGGAATGGCTGTACCAGTTACTGGAAAAAGATTATAACATTATTCGTAGCCCTAAAAGCTACAATTCACAGATAGGTGTTCCCCTGTCGGTTTGGCCCCTGAAAGCAGAGCATCAGCTGGCCATTTTTGAAGCTGGTATCTCCCAGCCCGGAGAAATGGAACATCTTGAAAAGATCATTCGTCCTACTATTGGCATCTTTACCAACATTGGTGAGGCACACAATGAGGGATTTCTTAATATCCGGCAGAAGATCAACGAAAAGCTGGTATTATTTTCCAAAAGCGAACTGCTGATCTACTGTAAAGATTATCTCACACTTAACGAATGTGTACTTAACTTCCACAACCTGGTAGGTAAGAAAGACGGCCACGATACCGGCTTACAGCTGTTTTCATGGTCCCGTAAAACAGAGGCCGACCTCCGCGTTATCAGTGTGGATAAACACGAGCACCATTCCCGCATAGACGCGTTGTATCAAACCATTCCCATACATATCACTATCCCATTTGTGGACGAAGGCTCTGTAGAGAATGCCATCCACTGCTGGGCACTTATGATACACCTGGGTATGGAGCAGTCCGTCATTCAACAGCGGATGGACCAGCTGGGCAATATTGCCATGCGCCTGGAATTAAAACAGGGCATCAATAACTGCTCCGTGATCAATGACAGCTACAACTCCGACCTCGGCTCACTGACCATTGCCCTGGAATTCCTGCAGCAGCAACAACAGCATCCAACACGTACTGTCATTCTCAGTGATATATTGCAAAGCGGCAAAAGCGACGCCTCTCTTTATGAGGAAGTAGCCAGCCTTCTGCAGCAGAAGGGTATCAATAAGGTGATCGGTATCGGGAAAAATATCTCCAGGGAAAAGAAATGCTTTCAGCAGGTGCCTGGCCTGAAGAGCAGCTTTTTCCTGACCACAGAAGAGTTTATCCAGCAGTTTAACCAGCAGGACTTCCAGCATGAGACCATTCTCCTGAAAGGCGCCCGTATATTCGAATTTGAGCGGATCGGGAAGCTGTTGGAACAGAAGGTACACCAGACCATTATGGAGATCAACCTGACGGCAGTTACCCATAATGTCAAACATTATCAGTCGCTGCTGAAACCCGGTACGAAACTGATGGCAATGGTCAAAGCTTTCTCTTATGGCAGCGGAAGTTTTGAGATTGCAAATCTATTGCAGTTCCATGGTGTAGATTACTTAGCCGTTGCTTATGCGGATGAAGGAGTCGAGCTGAGAAGAGCCGGTATTACGATGCCTATCATGGTTATGAATCCGGAACCCAGCTCTTTTGATGCCATCCTGCAATGGAACCTGGAACCCGAAATATATTCCCTCTATCTGTTAAAGCAGTTTGAAGAAGAAGTACAGCTGGCTGGTAAAACGGCCTTCCCTGTACATATTAAACTGGATACAGGTATGCACAGGCTCGGCTTTGAGAAAAAAGATATTCCTGAACTGGCCAGATCACTGAGCGATAATATTTACCTGAAGGTAAATTCTGTGTTCAGCCATCTGGCAGCCAGTGAAGATCCTGAGATGGATGCCTTTACCCGGCAGCAGGGTCAATCATTCTTCGAAATGAGCCATGAACTGCAGAAAGCCCTTGGATATGCGGTGATAAGACACATTGCCAACAGTGCAGCTATCGAACGTCATCCTGATCTTCAACTGGATATGGTAAGACTGGGTATTGGCATGTATGGTATAGACAGCGCCGAGAAGATGCAGGAGCAGCTCCGGCCGGCCAGTTCCCTGAAAACAACCGTGGCACAGGTAAAACACCTGAATACCGGTGATACGGTAGGTTATGGTGCTAAATGGGTAGCCAAAGGCCCGTCCGTAACGGCGACAGTTCGCATCGGGTATGCGGACGGATATCCACGGAGCCTGAGTAATGGAAAAGGAAAGATGCTGGTACGCGGACAACTGGCCCCGGTGGCAGGTGTTGTGGCGATGGACATGCTGATGCTGGACGTAACCCATATTCCTGATGTAACAGAAGGAGATGAGGTAATTGTTTTTGGTAATGAGTTATCTGTACAACAGGTGGCCGCATGGGCAGATACCATTCCTTATGAAATATTAACAGGAATTTCGCAACGGGTAAAACGCGTATATTTCGAGGAATGACCGGAATTACCGATTTTGCACATTATTATTATTTTTGATAAAATTTTAAACCTTTGAAATATCGTCACGTAATCTGGATTGTTGCATTGGTACTCGTGCTTGACCAGGCACTGAAATTCTGGATAAAAACCCACATGAACTTTAGCCAGGAATTTATCATATTTCCTAACTGGTTCCGCATTCACTTCACTGAGAATCCCGGCATGGCCTATGGTCTTGAACTGGGAGGAGAGTGGGGTAAAGTAATACTGACGCTCTTCCGTCTCGCAGCTGTAGTAATAGGTTTCAAGTACATGAAGACACTGGTGAAACAGCAGCACCACACCGGTTTGCTGATCTGTGGCGCCCTGATACTGGCTGGAGCAGCCGGTAACCTGATCGACAGTATGTTCTATGGACTGATATTCTCAGAGACCAACTTCTATGATGTGGCGACCTTCCTGCCTAAAAACGGCGGTTATGCCTCTTTCCTTCATGGAAAAGTAGTTGATATGCTCT
The DNA window shown above is from Chitinophaga agri and carries:
- a CDS encoding IscS subfamily cysteine desulfurase, with product MLKLPVYLDYNATTPCDQRVVEAMLPYFSEAFGNASSRNHSFGWAAEAAVDLAREQVAALIGADPKEIIFTSGATEADNLAMKGVFEMYADKGNHIITTEIEHKAVLDTCKHLEKLGAEITYLKVNSDGFPDLKELEAAITSKTILVSIMYANNEIGVINPIKEISAVAKKHGVLMMSDISQAAGKVPVDVNRDGIDLAAFSAHKLYGPKGVGALYVRRKSPRVKITAQMDGGGHERGMRSGTLNVPGIVAFGKACEICQQEMEAEGQRLSVLRDKLENALLQLEETVVNGSKTNRLPHATNISFRYVEGEALMMGFNKHLALSSGSACTSASPEPSYVLKGLGLTDDMAHSSIRFALGRFTTEEEIDYAIQTVTETVNKLREISPLWEMFKEGADMSSIEWSRL
- a CDS encoding iron-sulfur cluster assembly scaffold protein, which produces MAYAERVLDYYNNPRNAGTLDKSSPQVGTGFIHVPEYIEVVRIQIEVSPKRHVIMDARFKTFGCGAAIAATSITTEWLKGKTIEEAAKLDHMNIVEALSLPPAKIHCTILIEDAVKAAINDYREKNGMGPLSEEEELEELEEEEY
- the gldF gene encoding gliding motility-associated ABC transporter permease subunit GldF — protein: MLAIFKKEIHQFFSSITGYVAIILFLLANGLLLFVFPDTSLLDYGYANLDPLFELAPMIYLLLIPAITMRSFAEEFKTGTMELLSTKPLSWGQIVTGKFAAGLLVVLISLIPTVVYYIAVRQLSADPAHLDNGGMAGSYIGLFLLGAVFTAIGVWSSSLTTNAVVAFLIAIFTCYIFYNGFDALSKLPAFSGSADYYLRMAGIKFHYTSISRGVVDSRDVIYFLSVIGLMLYLTRLSLQRRIWD
- the gldG gene encoding gliding motility-associated ABC transporter substrate-binding protein GldG, whose translation is MAINRRKQYLQRAILVVGVLVGINILAAYFHTRWDLTAEKRYTLTPATKNLLRGLDSTVTIEVFLKGDYPASFRQLAQSSQELLEEFREYGGNRIQFSFQNPGQGLPDSSRMAFQQSLVEKGIMPFNMQVQEDANQGYSEKLIFPGALVHYGSKTVGVNLLKNQGGLNPEAAMNSSESLLEYQFANAIYQLQQKEPPLLGYMLGNGELLGAEVYDLLTSMQSSYLLDTLTLQYISYIPKEFDAIVFAKPASRFSDEDKLKIDQYVMNGGKVLWFIDELNASIDSLAHQESFVAFDKDLNLEDILFRYGVRINQDLVQDMQSDFVPQVVDRTGQMQPLAFPYFPLLTPTGAHPIVKNLDLVLSHFASSIDTVKGGNIKKTVLLTTSSNSRSVSSPTEVTWNSLRVKPNRRDFNKKFLPVAVLLEGEFTSLFRNRLDENTQMAIQKASGRPFKNNSDSINKMIVVSDADVVTNAFSQKSGPLQMGVNLYDQSMVYANREFLLNSLAFLTNNAGIMDARNKELTMRLLNPEKVKQEKSKWQVICFVVPIGLILLFASIFLFIRKRKYEV
- a CDS encoding bifunctional UDP-N-acetylmuramoyl-tripeptide:D-alanyl-D-alanine ligase/alanine racemase, translating into MYNAESISKVLKGELLQQTGHPEIEHILLDSRKLSFPETSVFIPLVSSRRNAHQYIPELYEKGVSNFIVSEPIPQEKYPKANIIQVKDTMQALHALVAYHRQQFHIPVIGITGSNGKTIVKEWLYQLLEKDYNIIRSPKSYNSQIGVPLSVWPLKAEHQLAIFEAGISQPGEMEHLEKIIRPTIGIFTNIGEAHNEGFLNIRQKINEKLVLFSKSELLIYCKDYLTLNECVLNFHNLVGKKDGHDTGLQLFSWSRKTEADLRVISVDKHEHHSRIDALYQTIPIHITIPFVDEGSVENAIHCWALMIHLGMEQSVIQQRMDQLGNIAMRLELKQGINNCSVINDSYNSDLGSLTIALEFLQQQQQHPTRTVILSDILQSGKSDASLYEEVASLLQQKGINKVIGIGKNISREKKCFQQVPGLKSSFFLTTEEFIQQFNQQDFQHETILLKGARIFEFERIGKLLEQKVHQTIMEINLTAVTHNVKHYQSLLKPGTKLMAMVKAFSYGSGSFEIANLLQFHGVDYLAVAYADEGVELRRAGITMPIMVMNPEPSSFDAILQWNLEPEIYSLYLLKQFEEEVQLAGKTAFPVHIKLDTGMHRLGFEKKDIPELARSLSDNIYLKVNSVFSHLAASEDPEMDAFTRQQGQSFFEMSHELQKALGYAVIRHIANSAAIERHPDLQLDMVRLGIGMYGIDSAEKMQEQLRPASSLKTTVAQVKHLNTGDTVGYGAKWVAKGPSVTATVRIGYADGYPRSLSNGKGKMLVRGQLAPVAGVVAMDMLMLDVTHIPDVTEGDEVIVFGNELSVQQVAAWADTIPYEILTGISQRVKRVYFEE
- a CDS encoding lipoprotein signal peptidase, which codes for MKYRHVIWIVALVLVLDQALKFWIKTHMNFSQEFIIFPNWFRIHFTENPGMAYGLELGGEWGKVILTLFRLAAVVIGFKYMKTLVKQQHHTGLLICGALILAGAAGNLIDSMFYGLIFSETNFYDVATFLPKNGGYASFLHGKVVDMLYFPVYRGYLPSWVPFKGGEYFVFFNPIFNIADAAISVGVITILLFQKRFFHKHIAKEATEKEAVAATK